A genome region from Gadus chalcogrammus isolate NIFS_2021 chromosome 7, NIFS_Gcha_1.0, whole genome shotgun sequence includes the following:
- the ptrh2 gene encoding peptidyl-tRNA hydrolase 2, mitochondrial isoform X2, translating into MTWTPEQPWHTKMMDSLYNPLALGIMAGLGCGLCLGWHLRARFGQSSKNLVAAVANCASESSVMGEGGEFKMILVVRNDLKMGKGKVAAQCSHAAVSAYKQTLRRNPELLKQWEYCGQPKVVVKAPDEDTLMDLLRHAKEVGLPVSIIQDAGRTQIAPGSRTVLGVGPGPADLVDKVTGHLKLL; encoded by the exons ATGACCTGGACACCGGAACAGCCATG GCACACCAAGATGATGGACTCGTTGTATAACCCTTTGGCTCTGGGCATCATGGCCGGCTTGGGCTGCGGTCTCTGCCTCGGCTGGCACCTCAGGGCCCGCTTCGGCCAGTCCTCCAAGAACCTTGTGGCGGCCGTGGCGAACTGCGCGAGCGAGTCCAGCGTGATGGGCGAGGGAGGGGAGTTCAAGATGATCCTGGTGGTGCGCAACGACCTGAAGATGGGCAAGGGGAAGGTGGCAGCCCAGTGCTCGCACGCCGCCGTGTCAGCCTACAAGCAGACTCTCCGGAGGAACCCGGAGCTCCTCAAGCAGTGGGAGTACTGCGGCCAGCCCAAGGTGGTGGTGAAGGCCCCGGACGAGGACACCTTGATGGACCTGCTCAGGCACGCCAAGGAGGTCGGCCTGCCTGTGAGCATCATCCAGGACGCGGGAAGGACTCAGATTGCTCCGGGGTCACGCACCGTTTTGGGGGTCGGACCGGGGCCGGCGGATCTGGTGGATAAGGTCACCGGGCACCTGAAGCTTCTCTAG
- the ptrh2 gene encoding peptidyl-tRNA hydrolase 2, mitochondrial isoform X1, whose protein sequence is MSNVTTSNAQHDVPGKTCKRHTKMMDSLYNPLALGIMAGLGCGLCLGWHLRARFGQSSKNLVAAVANCASESSVMGEGGEFKMILVVRNDLKMGKGKVAAQCSHAAVSAYKQTLRRNPELLKQWEYCGQPKVVVKAPDEDTLMDLLRHAKEVGLPVSIIQDAGRTQIAPGSRTVLGVGPGPADLVDKVTGHLKLL, encoded by the exons ATGTCCAACGTAACTACATCAAATGCACAACACGATGTTCCTGGAAAAACCTGCAAACG GCACACCAAGATGATGGACTCGTTGTATAACCCTTTGGCTCTGGGCATCATGGCCGGCTTGGGCTGCGGTCTCTGCCTCGGCTGGCACCTCAGGGCCCGCTTCGGCCAGTCCTCCAAGAACCTTGTGGCGGCCGTGGCGAACTGCGCGAGCGAGTCCAGCGTGATGGGCGAGGGAGGGGAGTTCAAGATGATCCTGGTGGTGCGCAACGACCTGAAGATGGGCAAGGGGAAGGTGGCAGCCCAGTGCTCGCACGCCGCCGTGTCAGCCTACAAGCAGACTCTCCGGAGGAACCCGGAGCTCCTCAAGCAGTGGGAGTACTGCGGCCAGCCCAAGGTGGTGGTGAAGGCCCCGGACGAGGACACCTTGATGGACCTGCTCAGGCACGCCAAGGAGGTCGGCCTGCCTGTGAGCATCATCCAGGACGCGGGAAGGACTCAGATTGCTCCGGGGTCACGCACCGTTTTGGGGGTCGGACCGGGGCCGGCGGATCTGGTGGATAAGGTCACCGGGCACCTGAAGCTTCTCTAG
- the ptrh2 gene encoding peptidyl-tRNA hydrolase 2, mitochondrial isoform X3 yields MMDSLYNPLALGIMAGLGCGLCLGWHLRARFGQSSKNLVAAVANCASESSVMGEGGEFKMILVVRNDLKMGKGKVAAQCSHAAVSAYKQTLRRNPELLKQWEYCGQPKVVVKAPDEDTLMDLLRHAKEVGLPVSIIQDAGRTQIAPGSRTVLGVGPGPADLVDKVTGHLKLL; encoded by the coding sequence ATGATGGACTCGTTGTATAACCCTTTGGCTCTGGGCATCATGGCCGGCTTGGGCTGCGGTCTCTGCCTCGGCTGGCACCTCAGGGCCCGCTTCGGCCAGTCCTCCAAGAACCTTGTGGCGGCCGTGGCGAACTGCGCGAGCGAGTCCAGCGTGATGGGCGAGGGAGGGGAGTTCAAGATGATCCTGGTGGTGCGCAACGACCTGAAGATGGGCAAGGGGAAGGTGGCAGCCCAGTGCTCGCACGCCGCCGTGTCAGCCTACAAGCAGACTCTCCGGAGGAACCCGGAGCTCCTCAAGCAGTGGGAGTACTGCGGCCAGCCCAAGGTGGTGGTGAAGGCCCCGGACGAGGACACCTTGATGGACCTGCTCAGGCACGCCAAGGAGGTCGGCCTGCCTGTGAGCATCATCCAGGACGCGGGAAGGACTCAGATTGCTCCGGGGTCACGCACCGTTTTGGGGGTCGGACCGGGGCCGGCGGATCTGGTGGATAAGGTCACCGGGCACCTGAAGCTTCTCTAG